The proteins below come from a single Desulfomicrobium escambiense DSM 10707 genomic window:
- a CDS encoding acetate kinase, with translation MKIFVINSGSSSLKYQLLDMENGSVMATGLVERIGETVGKLSQKNWPGESRQAEVEREMPFPDHRAAMHTVVDLVTGTDTGVIASAAEIDAIGHRVVQGGETLFKSTLIDDDVVAKIRDNCHLSPLHNPANLVGIEVARELFSGVPQVAVFDTEFHQTMPAEAFMYPIPYELYEELRIRRYGFHGTSHRYVAQQAAAMLGKAADEVNLVTLHLGNGCSMAAVRKGKCIDTSMGLTPLAGVMMGTRSGDIDPAIIPFLMKEKGLDMGQIDDILNKKSGLKGICGMNDMRDIHAAAHDGDKKAALAVDMFVYSIKKYIGAYYAVTGPLDALVFTAGIGENDDEVRARVCAGLEHLGISIDPERNAGRKKTATAVQADGSKVAILVIPTNEELAIAKATLSVLK, from the coding sequence ATGAAGATTTTTGTCATCAACTCCGGGAGTTCCTCCCTCAAATACCAGCTTCTCGACATGGAAAACGGTTCCGTCATGGCCACGGGCCTGGTGGAGCGCATCGGCGAAACCGTGGGCAAGCTCAGCCAGAAGAACTGGCCCGGCGAGTCCCGGCAGGCCGAAGTGGAGCGGGAGATGCCGTTCCCTGACCACCGCGCCGCCATGCACACCGTGGTCGACCTGGTCACGGGCACGGACACGGGCGTCATCGCCTCGGCCGCCGAGATCGACGCCATCGGCCACCGCGTGGTCCAGGGCGGCGAGACGCTGTTCAAGAGCACCCTCATCGACGACGACGTCGTGGCCAAGATCCGTGACAACTGCCACCTCTCGCCCCTGCACAACCCGGCCAACCTGGTCGGCATCGAGGTGGCCCGCGAACTCTTCTCCGGCGTGCCGCAGGTGGCCGTGTTCGACACGGAATTCCACCAGACCATGCCCGCCGAGGCCTTCATGTACCCCATCCCGTATGAGCTGTACGAGGAACTGCGCATCCGCCGCTACGGTTTCCACGGCACCTCGCACCGCTACGTGGCCCAGCAGGCCGCGGCCATGCTCGGCAAGGCCGCGGACGAGGTCAATCTGGTGACCCTGCACCTGGGCAACGGCTGCAGCATGGCCGCCGTGCGCAAGGGCAAGTGCATCGACACGTCCATGGGCCTGACCCCCCTGGCCGGCGTGATGATGGGCACCCGCAGCGGCGACATCGACCCGGCCATCATCCCCTTCCTGATGAAGGAGAAGGGCCTGGACATGGGCCAGATCGACGACATCCTGAACAAGAAGAGCGGCCTCAAGGGCATCTGCGGCATGAATGACATGCGCGACATCCATGCCGCCGCCCATGACGGCGACAAGAAGGCCGCCCTGGCCGTGGACATGTTCGTCTACAGCATCAAGAAGTACATCGGCGCCTACTACGCCGTGACCGGCCCCCTCGACGCCCTGGTCTTCACCGCCGGCATCGGCGAGAACGACGACGAGGTGCGCGCGCGCGTCTGCGCCGGCCTCGAGCATCTCGGCATCAGCATCGACCCCGAACGCAACGCCGGACGCAAGAAGACCGCCACGGCGGTCCAGGCCGACGGCAGCAAGGTCGCCATCCTCGTCATCCCCACCAACGAGGAATTGGCCATCGCCAAGGCGACCCTGAGCGTTTTGAAATAG
- a CDS encoding YdgA family protein, giving the protein MKRLFVLLLVFAAGAYAAAAYLLGGQAREQYFSLLKEHERSGLVSLTNQYYERGFLASRAATLVEVAVPGAEQGGAAAKTVRFTLRHELRHGPMPDLFDGFSFDTALATMKSVVEPVDPGDDVGKLFAEIPELAQSRSTLRVGFSGEIKGDLTVPAFEKNGGEGERLTWGGLTLNIVHEPMTGAVRGDFSLPGLSMAADRGRVALDGLTGTFDLVEALPYLYVGRAEGAVASINMTQPGAESVLATDLRVSSESSCEANLAAMLQKLDIARVEYGGGAFGPLSCDFEARNLDALALSEFQSRLRLLAGASDVDADALSAQVGELYVTLFGKLLAGKPELRISRLRLGTARGDLTGSLQVRSDAPAGQAAVNPLLLLPYVEAEAELIASEELLVGLLGLDVRSQDPAATDEAVDLLARQRFRDQIEPLLARGFLTREGANITGRASLSQGHLTVNGQSTPLF; this is encoded by the coding sequence ATGAAAAGATTGTTTGTTCTGCTGCTCGTCTTCGCTGCCGGCGCATATGCCGCTGCCGCGTATCTGCTCGGCGGACAGGCCCGCGAGCAGTATTTTTCCCTGTTGAAGGAGCACGAACGCTCAGGCCTCGTGTCCCTGACCAACCAGTACTACGAGCGCGGTTTCCTCGCTTCCCGTGCCGCGACGCTGGTGGAGGTCGCCGTTCCCGGAGCGGAGCAGGGGGGCGCGGCGGCGAAGACCGTACGCTTTACGCTGCGTCATGAACTGCGGCATGGCCCCATGCCGGATCTGTTCGACGGGTTTTCTTTCGACACGGCCCTGGCGACCATGAAGAGCGTCGTCGAGCCCGTCGATCCCGGTGACGACGTCGGGAAGCTGTTCGCCGAGATCCCGGAGCTGGCGCAGTCCAGGTCCACGCTGCGCGTGGGCTTTTCCGGCGAGATCAAGGGTGATCTGACGGTGCCCGCTTTCGAGAAGAACGGCGGGGAAGGGGAGCGACTGACCTGGGGCGGGCTGACCCTCAACATCGTCCATGAGCCCATGACCGGAGCTGTGCGGGGCGATTTCTCCCTGCCCGGCCTGTCCATGGCCGCGGACCGGGGCAGGGTGGCGCTGGATGGCCTGACCGGCACCTTCGACCTGGTCGAGGCCCTGCCGTACCTCTATGTCGGCCGGGCCGAAGGTGCGGTGGCGTCCATCAACATGACCCAGCCGGGTGCAGAGAGCGTCCTCGCCACGGACCTGCGCGTGTCGTCGGAAAGCAGCTGCGAAGCCAACCTGGCCGCGATGCTCCAGAAGCTCGACATCGCCAGGGTCGAGTACGGCGGTGGGGCTTTCGGTCCGCTGTCCTGCGACTTCGAGGCCAGAAACCTCGACGCCCTGGCCCTGAGCGAATTCCAGTCCCGCCTGCGCCTGCTGGCCGGTGCGAGCGACGTGGACGCCGACGCCCTGTCCGCACAGGTCGGGGAGCTGTATGTCACCCTTTTCGGGAAATTGCTGGCCGGAAAGCCTGAGTTGCGCATCTCCCGGCTGCGCCTGGGAACGGCCCGGGGCGACCTGACGGGCTCCCTGCAGGTCAGAAGCGACGCGCCCGCCGGACAGGCTGCGGTCAATCCGCTGCTCCTGCTGCCCTATGTCGAGGCCGAGGCCGAACTGATCGCCTCCGAAGAGCTTCTCGTCGGCCTGCTGGGCCTGGACGTGCGCAGTCAGGACCCGGCCGCCACGGACGAAGCCGTGGACCTTCTGGCCAGGCAGCGCTTCCGTGATCAGATCGAGCCCCTGCTGGCCCGGGGATTCCTGACGCGCGAAGGCGCGAACATCACGGGCCGGGCTTCCCTCAGCCAGGGGCATCTGACGGTCAACGGGCAGTCCACGCCGCTGTTCTGA
- a CDS encoding metallophosphoesterase family protein encodes MFRFVHAADIHLDSPLRGLESYPDAPVEQIRGAARRAFDNLVDLAIEEGAAFVLLAGDLFDGDWKDYNTGLYFTHRMGRLREAGIRVLLVSGNHDAASQLTRTLRLPDNVTLFPHRKPATVTLDDLGAAVHGQSFGGRVVSEDLSRDYPHAVPGMCNIGLLHTSLTGRPNHENYAPCTVEGLASRGYDYWALGHVHRREVVGRDPWIVFPGNIQGRHIRETGPKGCAVVTVESGRVSGVEFRDIDVLRFEACRVDLTGCAGPDGVRDRVREALDAQRRETDGRPLAVRVTLEGCTDLHAGLHRDRGHLREELRALAADLGDVWLEKLEVATRPSAAGQPEEDSPLAGLEHAVAALELDGSLLGLAPEFENLRGRLPAELLAAEDPFHPDEKGMAVLRDEVRELLMARLQEGRHAD; translated from the coding sequence ATGTTCCGCTTTGTCCACGCCGCCGACATCCATCTTGACAGCCCCCTGCGGGGCCTCGAATCCTACCCCGACGCCCCGGTGGAGCAGATCCGCGGGGCCGCCAGGCGGGCTTTCGACAACCTGGTCGACCTGGCCATTGAGGAGGGGGCGGCTTTCGTTCTCCTGGCCGGCGACCTCTTCGACGGCGACTGGAAGGACTACAACACGGGCCTCTACTTCACCCATCGCATGGGGCGCCTGCGCGAAGCGGGCATCCGGGTGCTGCTGGTTTCGGGAAACCACGACGCCGCGAGCCAGCTGACCCGCACCCTGCGCTTGCCGGACAACGTGACCCTCTTCCCGCACCGCAAACCGGCCACCGTCACCCTCGACGACCTGGGCGCGGCCGTGCACGGCCAGAGCTTCGGCGGCCGCGTCGTGTCCGAGGACCTGAGCCGGGACTACCCACATGCCGTGCCGGGCATGTGCAACATCGGCCTCCTGCACACGAGCCTGACGGGGCGGCCGAACCACGAGAATTACGCGCCGTGCACCGTCGAGGGTCTGGCCTCCCGGGGCTACGACTACTGGGCTCTGGGCCACGTCCACCGGCGCGAGGTGGTCGGCCGCGACCCGTGGATCGTCTTCCCCGGCAACATCCAGGGACGGCACATCCGCGAGACCGGGCCCAAGGGCTGCGCCGTGGTCACCGTGGAGTCCGGGCGCGTCAGTGGCGTGGAGTTCCGCGATATCGACGTGCTGCGCTTCGAGGCCTGCCGCGTGGATCTGACCGGCTGTGCGGGGCCCGACGGGGTGCGCGACCGGGTGCGCGAGGCGCTGGACGCGCAGCGCAGGGAGACGGACGGCCGTCCCCTGGCCGTGCGGGTGACTCTGGAAGGGTGCACGGACCTGCACGCGGGCCTGCACCGCGACCGGGGGCACCTGCGCGAGGAGCTGCGGGCCCTGGCCGCAGACTTGGGCGACGTGTGGCTGGAGAAGCTGGAGGTGGCCACCCGGCCGAGCGCGGCCGGGCAGCCCGAGGAGGATTCGCCTTTGGCCGGGCTGGAACATGCCGTGGCCGCACTGGAGCTGGACGGGTCGCTCCTCGGTTTGGCGCCGGAGTTCGAGAACCTGCGCGGTCGCCTCCCGGCCGAGCTGTTGGCCGCCGAGGACCCGTTCCATCCGGACGAAAAGGGGATGGCGGTGCTTCGCGACGAGGTCCGGGAGCTGCTCATGGCCCGGCTGCAGGAGGGACGCCATGCGGATTGA
- the pta gene encoding phosphate acetyltransferase → MARNLYITATESRSGKSAIVLGVMQMLLRDIRRVGFFRPIINDVPDRKDHDIDLVLSQFYLGLQYHETYALTMRQAKELVNAGQHSILIEKIINKYKELESKCDFVLLEGTDFEGTSPAFEFDINADIAANLGSPLLVVSNACQKTEHEIISATKLAVESFADKAVDILGVIVNRTDVPDRDALRIALKKTLNKPETLLYIIPEVAILGKPTVADVMKWVGAEVLYGRENLGAQVDDIVVAAMQIENFLNYIERGSLVVTPGDRSDIVVSSLASRQSSSYPDIAGILLTGGIRPGKAVDRLIEGWTGVPVPVLLGKEATFQTARRLYNMYGKIEPGDQKKIASALGVFEENVATDELRQRLDTRKSTKVTPQMFEYGLIEKAKKHRQHIVLPEGGDERILRAADILLRRGVVDLTILGDPKAISSMTSQLGLNLSGVNIIDPVASPDYNDYVGTFMELRKKKGVSKEVACDCMVDPTYYGTMMVFKGQADGMVSGAINTTAHTIRPAFQIIKTKPGASIVSSVFLMCLKDRVLVFGDCAVNPNPTAQQLAEIAISSAETARIFGVDPRVAMLSYSTGDSGAGGDVDVVIEATRIAREIAPNLMLEGPLQYDAAIDPEVGAKKLPGSQVAGRATVFIFPDLNTGNNTYKAVQRAANAVAIGPVLQGLNKPVNDLSRGCTVPDIVNTVAITAIQAQAEKGFI, encoded by the coding sequence ATGGCCAGAAATCTATACATCACGGCGACGGAATCTCGCAGCGGAAAATCAGCCATTGTCCTCGGCGTCATGCAGATGCTCCTGCGTGACATCCGCCGGGTCGGCTTCTTCAGACCCATCATCAACGACGTGCCGGACCGCAAGGATCACGACATCGACCTGGTCCTGTCCCAGTTCTACCTGGGCCTGCAGTACCACGAGACCTACGCCCTGACCATGCGGCAGGCAAAGGAACTGGTCAACGCAGGGCAGCACTCCATCTTGATCGAAAAGATCATCAACAAGTACAAGGAGCTGGAGAGCAAGTGCGACTTCGTCCTGCTTGAGGGCACGGACTTCGAGGGCACAAGCCCGGCTTTCGAGTTCGACATCAACGCCGACATCGCCGCCAACCTCGGCAGCCCGCTCCTGGTCGTGTCCAACGCCTGCCAGAAGACCGAGCACGAGATCATCAGCGCCACCAAGCTGGCCGTGGAGTCCTTCGCCGACAAGGCCGTGGACATCCTGGGCGTCATCGTCAACCGCACGGACGTGCCCGATCGCGACGCGCTGCGCATCGCCCTGAAGAAGACCCTGAACAAGCCCGAGACGCTTCTGTACATCATCCCCGAGGTGGCCATCCTCGGCAAGCCCACCGTGGCCGACGTCATGAAGTGGGTGGGGGCCGAAGTCCTCTACGGCCGCGAGAACCTCGGCGCGCAGGTCGACGACATCGTCGTGGCCGCCATGCAGATCGAAAATTTCCTGAACTACATCGAACGCGGAAGCCTCGTGGTCACCCCCGGCGACCGCTCGGACATCGTCGTCAGCAGCTTGGCCTCCCGGCAGTCGTCGTCCTACCCTGACATCGCCGGCATCCTGCTGACGGGCGGCATCCGCCCCGGCAAGGCCGTGGACCGGCTCATCGAAGGCTGGACCGGCGTGCCCGTGCCCGTGCTGCTCGGCAAGGAAGCCACCTTCCAGACGGCCCGGCGCCTCTACAACATGTACGGCAAGATCGAGCCCGGCGACCAGAAGAAGATCGCCTCGGCCCTGGGCGTGTTCGAGGAGAACGTGGCCACGGACGAGCTGCGCCAGCGCCTCGACACCCGCAAATCGACCAAGGTCACGCCGCAGATGTTCGAGTACGGCCTCATCGAGAAGGCCAAGAAGCACCGCCAGCACATCGTCCTGCCCGAGGGCGGCGACGAGCGCATCCTGCGCGCGGCCGACATCCTGCTTCGCCGCGGCGTGGTGGACCTGACCATCCTGGGCGACCCCAAGGCCATCTCCTCCATGACCTCCCAGCTGGGCCTCAACCTGAGCGGCGTGAACATCATCGATCCGGTCGCGTCGCCCGACTATAACGACTACGTCGGCACCTTCATGGAACTGCGCAAGAAGAAGGGCGTGTCCAAGGAAGTGGCCTGCGACTGCATGGTCGACCCGACCTATTACGGCACCATGATGGTCTTCAAGGGCCAGGCCGACGGCATGGTCTCAGGCGCCATCAACACCACGGCCCACACCATCCGCCCGGCCTTCCAGATCATCAAGACCAAGCCCGGCGCGTCCATCGTGTCGAGCGTGTTCCTGATGTGCCTCAAGGACCGCGTCCTGGTCTTCGGCGACTGCGCCGTGAACCCGAACCCGACGGCGCAGCAGCTGGCCGAGATCGCCATCAGTTCGGCCGAGACGGCCCGCATCTTCGGCGTGGACCCGCGCGTGGCCATGCTGTCCTACTCGACCGGTGATTCCGGCGCGGGCGGCGACGTGGACGTGGTCATCGAGGCCACCCGTATCGCCCGCGAAATCGCCCCGAACCTGATGCTCGAAGGGCCACTGCAGTACGATGCGGCCATCGACCCCGAGGTCGGCGCCAAGAAGCTTCCCGGGAGCCAGGTGGCCGGACGGGCCACGGTCTTCATCTTCCCGGACCTGAACACCGGCAACAACACGTACAAGGCGGTCCAGCGCGCCGCCAACGCCGTGGCCATCGGCCCGGTCCTGCAGGGCCTCAACAAGCCCGTCAACGACCTGAGCCGCGGCTGCACCGTCCCCGACATCGTCAACACCGTGGCCATCACGGCCATCCAGGCCCAGGCCGAAAAAGGCTTCATATAA